CTTTGCGGAAATTATTGATGGGCGTGTGCCAGTGATTGCGGGGATTGGCTCATATAATACGGCGGAAACGATTGCGTTTGGGCAAGAAGTAGCCGCGATTGCCGGGATCGATATGGGATTAGTGGTTGTGCCGTATTATAATAAACCCAATCAACGGGGGATGGTGGCGCACTTTACGGCTATCGCTGATGCAGTTGCGTTACCAATTATGATGTACAACATTCCTGGCCGGACTGGGGTGACGATGGCAAATGAAACCGTCGTGACTTTGGCCAAACACCCGAATATTCACGCGGTGAAACAATGTACGTCAATTGATGACCTCGGCTACTTAGTTGAGCACACGCCAACTGGGTTTGCCGTGTATACTGGGGAAGATGCCCAAGCATTAGCGGCCAAAACGATTGGCGCGACCGGCTTAGTGTCGGTGGCCAGCCACATTTATGGTGATGAAATTGCGGCAATGTACACGGCCGTTGATGCGGGGGATTTTGCGCATGCGGCGGAACTGCAACGTTTTTTGACACCTCGGATGAATGCGTTGTTTATGTATCCATCACCATCACCGGTCAAAGCCCTGCTGAATGAACAGGGGCTTGAAACGGGGAGTCCGCGGTTAC
This is a stretch of genomic DNA from Periweissella cryptocerci. It encodes these proteins:
- the dapA gene encoding 4-hydroxy-tetrahydrodipicolinate synthase is translated as MKISDAKIMTAIVTPFDVHGELDLNALANLTEHLLAHGSEGFVIGGTTGEAPTLSHDEKLRLYRAFAEIIDGRVPVIAGIGSYNTAETIAFGQEVAAIAGIDMGLVVVPYYNKPNQRGMVAHFTAIADAVALPIMMYNIPGRTGVTMANETVVTLAKHPNIHAVKQCTSIDDLGYLVEHTPTGFAVYTGEDAQALAAKTIGATGLVSVASHIYGDEIAAMYTAVDAGDFAHAAELQRFLTPRMNALFMYPSPSPVKALLNEQGLETGSPRLPILPLDAEEFVMLKSVLAGGAK